Within the Sulfitobacter sp. JL08 genome, the region GAGGCCCGATCTTGCCGCCTCGCGTCCTTCGGCGGACATGAACGTGGCGGCCAGATCATCAATCAATGATCCCTCGGGGGCAGAGGCCTGCGCGTCCCTTACTGATTTCACCATGGCCGAGCTTTCCTGAACGGCCCCGATCAACCCACCGGGGTCAGCGGCTGTCACGGCAAAACCCGCCACAAACGGCGCCCTGACAATTCTATCCCATTCCTCGTCTGAAAAGCTGTCCTTCGTTGTCATGTCGATCCTCCTGTCATGCGGCGGTGCTGCCAAATTATCCGGCCTTTGTAACACAGGGTCAACGAATTGCCGTTGACCACGGCGGACACATGCAAACAAATGCACCCGTGCGACCAAAGGCGGCGCATCAGAACGCAAAAGGGCAGACCATGGGCAAATCCATTCTCGTGATCGGGGCCGGTATCACCGGTGTGTCATCTGCTGAATGGCTGCGGCGCGATGGCTGGGATGTAACGCTGGTGGACCGGATCGTTCCGGGGGGGCGTGATCAGACATCCTATGGAAACGCGGGTCTGATCGCGCGCACGGCGATCATTCCGGTGGCCACGCCCGGTTTGATGACACAGGCCCCCGGCATGGTGCTGAACCCGTCGTCACCGCTGTTTCTGCGCTGGGGCTATCTGCCGAAACTGCTGCCCTGGCTGGTGCCGTTTTTCAAAAACAGCTCCGTGCAACGCGTCACCGAAATTGCCGGGGCACTGGCACAACTGACTTTGGATTCGGTTGATCAGCACCAGATTTTGGCCGCCGGCACACCTGCCGCCGAATTTATCCGCACAGGCGACTATGTCAGCCTGTATCCCGACAGGGCCGCTTATGATGCATCGCCGCTGACGATCGAATTGCGCCGCGCCCACGGGATCCATGCGACCTATCTGGATCGGGCGGGGATTCTTGAACGCGATCCCAATATCGGGCCGCGCTATACGTTTGGCACGGTCTTTGGCGATTATGCTTGGTTGTCGGCACCTGATCGCTATGTCGCGGCGCTGTTTGATCATTTCCGTACGCAAGGCG harbors:
- a CDS encoding NAD(P)/FAD-dependent oxidoreductase, which encodes MQTNAPVRPKAAHQNAKGQTMGKSILVIGAGITGVSSAEWLRRDGWDVTLVDRIVPGGRDQTSYGNAGLIARTAIIPVATPGLMTQAPGMVLNPSSPLFLRWGYLPKLLPWLVPFFKNSSVQRVTEIAGALAQLTLDSVDQHQILAAGTPAAEFIRTGDYVSLYPDRAAYDASPLTIELRRAHGIHATYLDRAGILERDPNIGPRYTFGTVFGDYAWLSAPDRYVAALFDHFRTQGGNFVAGEVADIAPGDAPSVTLKGGARLDADKVVLSAGAWSGSLARKLGLRMPLEAERGYHVSMYAPSFTAPNPYMISDAKFVLTPMDGFLRAAGVAEFAGLDAPMSQAPLDLLRRQMKQVYPALTFERDDVWMGRRPTTPDSLPVLGEARNAPNIIHAYGGQHIGMTIGPRLGRMVTDLASGRQVNIDLSSYAADRF